A single Marinobacter sp. es.042 DNA region contains:
- a CDS encoding radical SAM protein — protein MYSFPIDYVEPVFRPPSEAKSLILPVTNGCSWNKCTFCEMYTQPQKKFRARKPDDVLQDIRNAARSLGGVRRVFLADGDAMVLPTRRLLEILDQLREAFPDLQRVSSYCLPRNLAKKTVEELAQLKDAGLEILYVGMESGDDEILRRVNKGETWESTRSALLKIREAGLTSSVMVLNGLGGENLSRQHAINTATLCNETQPDYLSTLVVSFPQGEERFRAGFGDDFVPLSQKGLFEEIRLFLEHLELDKTIFRSDHASNYLVLKGTLGRDKQKMLDQVDLAITNPGAAPLRAEWMRGL, from the coding sequence ATGTACAGCTTTCCAATCGACTACGTAGAGCCGGTCTTCCGGCCTCCCAGTGAAGCCAAGTCACTGATCTTGCCGGTCACCAACGGCTGCTCCTGGAATAAGTGCACGTTTTGCGAGATGTATACGCAGCCGCAAAAGAAATTCCGGGCCCGCAAGCCTGACGATGTGCTCCAGGACATCCGCAATGCGGCTCGCAGCCTGGGTGGTGTGCGCCGGGTTTTCCTGGCAGATGGGGATGCCATGGTATTGCCGACCCGTCGCCTGTTGGAAATTCTGGATCAGCTCAGGGAGGCTTTTCCGGATCTTCAGCGGGTTTCCAGCTACTGTCTTCCCCGCAACCTCGCCAAAAAGACCGTGGAAGAACTGGCTCAACTGAAGGATGCAGGCCTGGAAATTCTCTATGTCGGTATGGAATCCGGTGATGATGAAATCCTGCGCCGGGTCAACAAGGGCGAAACCTGGGAATCCACCCGCTCGGCACTGCTGAAAATCCGTGAAGCGGGTCTGACGAGCTCTGTCATGGTGCTGAACGGGCTGGGCGGAGAAAACCTTTCGCGCCAGCACGCGATCAATACCGCAACGCTCTGTAACGAGACCCAGCCGGATTATCTTTCCACCCTCGTGGTCAGTTTCCCACAGGGAGAAGAACGTTTCCGGGCGGGCTTTGGAGACGATTTCGTGCCACTGTCTCAAAAGGGGCTCTTTGAAGAGATACGCCTGTTCCTGGAGCATCTTGAGCTGGATAAGACCATCTTCCGCAGTGATCACGCTTCAAATTACCTCGTGCTGAAAGGCACGCTGGGCCGTGACAAGCAGAAAATGCTGGACCAGGTAGATCTCGCCATTACCAATCCCGGTGCAGCACCTTTGCGCGCGGAGTGGATGCGCGGGTTGTAA
- a CDS encoding DUF1285 domain-containing protein, producing MSMNPDNLAKQVEKTVKKAGNPPIDQWDPELSGDMDLRISRDGQWIFKGKPLAREAIVRLFSTILRRESDGEYYLVTPVEKWRIQVEDAPLLAHSLTATGESDRQVISLTTNVGETLEIGQDHPLEVTTYPGSDEPRPVVKIRHGVEARLVTAAYYDLADHVVERNEDGHPVLGVFSHGIFYKIGQGG from the coding sequence ATGAGCATGAATCCAGATAATCTTGCAAAGCAGGTGGAGAAAACCGTGAAGAAGGCCGGGAACCCTCCCATTGATCAGTGGGACCCCGAGCTTTCCGGGGATATGGATCTTCGCATCAGTCGAGATGGTCAGTGGATCTTCAAAGGCAAGCCGCTGGCTCGAGAAGCGATTGTACGTCTGTTTTCCACGATTCTCCGCCGGGAAAGCGACGGCGAATACTACCTGGTGACGCCGGTTGAAAAGTGGCGCATCCAAGTCGAGGACGCGCCGTTGCTCGCCCATTCCCTGACCGCGACTGGGGAGAGCGACCGACAGGTCATCTCCCTGACCACCAATGTCGGCGAAACCCTCGAAATCGGCCAGGACCATCCACTGGAAGTGACCACCTATCCGGGCTCAGATGAGCCAAGACCCGTGGTAAAGATTCGCCATGGGGTCGAAGCGCGACTGGTCACCGCAGCCTATTATGACCTGGCGGATCATGTCGTGGAACGGAATGAAGACGGACACCCGGTTCTTGGGGTATTCAGCCACGGAATTTTCTACAAAATCGGGCAGGGTGGTTGA
- a CDS encoding FKBP-type peptidyl-prolyl cis-trans isomerase: protein MAQPRVVTIHYTLTNDQGEQLDSSRVEGREPLSYLEGAQNIIGGLESALNEKNAGDQVKVSVEPGEGYGEVNEELIQPVPRSAFEGVDTIEPGMQFQAQTPGGPQVVRVVEVGDETVTIDANHPLAGQTLHFDVEVVEARDATDEEQEHGHAH from the coding sequence ATGGCCCAACCTCGTGTTGTCACCATCCATTACACGCTCACCAACGATCAGGGAGAGCAGCTTGACTCCTCCCGTGTAGAAGGTCGTGAGCCTCTGTCTTATCTGGAAGGTGCGCAGAACATTATCGGTGGACTGGAAAGTGCACTGAACGAAAAGAACGCAGGCGATCAGGTTAAGGTGTCTGTAGAACCTGGTGAAGGCTACGGCGAAGTTAACGAAGAGCTGATCCAGCCGGTTCCGCGTTCTGCATTTGAAGGCGTCGATACCATCGAGCCGGGCATGCAGTTCCAGGCGCAGACCCCAGGCGGCCCCCAGGTCGTTCGTGTGGTAGAAGTTGGCGACGAAACTGTCACCATCGATGCCAACCATCCGCTCGCTGGCCAGACTCTGCACTTCGACGTAGAAGTAGTGGAAGCTCGCGACGCGACTGACGAAGAGCAAGAGCACGGCCACGCTCATTAA
- a CDS encoding electron transfer flavoprotein-ubiquinone oxidoreductase — translation MERESMEFDVLIVGGGPAGLSAACRVMQLAQEAGEELTVCVVEKGSEIGAHILAGTVFEPTALNELFPDWKEKGAPLNTPVTRDDIFLLKNEESATKIPNAFVPKNMHNHGNYIISLGNLCRWLAEQAEQLGVEVYPGFAASETIIEDGQVKGIITGDMGVARDGSEKDGYMPGMELRAKYTMFTEGCRGHLGKRLINEFKLDEGKDPQHYGIGIKELWDIDPAKHEPGLVVHTTGWPLKETGSTGGSFLYHLENGQVYVGLITDLSYSNPHLSPFEEFQRLKLHPEIKKHLEGGKRVSYGARAITKGGYNALPKMSFPGGLLLGCDAGTLNGSKIKGSHTAMKSGMLGAEAVFEALKDGKSGEEISSFQKKFEDSWLFKELYAERNFGPAMHKFGNVVGGAIAYFEQNILRGSLPITFHDTTPDYATMKPAAECKKVTYPKPDNTLTFDRLSSVFISNTNHEEDQPVHLKLTDPDLPIRDNLPKYDEPAQRYCPAGVYEVVEKDDGSGKRFQINAQNCVHCKTCDIKDPAQNINWVTPEGGGGPNYPNM, via the coding sequence CGGGCCTGTCGGCAGCGTGCCGTGTCATGCAACTGGCACAGGAAGCTGGCGAGGAACTCACCGTATGCGTTGTAGAGAAAGGTTCTGAGATCGGCGCCCACATTCTGGCCGGCACTGTATTCGAGCCCACTGCCCTCAACGAACTCTTCCCGGACTGGAAAGAGAAAGGCGCCCCGCTCAACACGCCGGTTACCCGGGACGACATTTTCCTGCTGAAGAACGAGGAAAGCGCCACCAAGATCCCGAATGCGTTTGTGCCCAAGAACATGCACAACCATGGCAACTACATTATCAGCCTGGGCAACCTGTGCCGCTGGCTCGCCGAACAGGCCGAACAGCTTGGCGTTGAGGTGTATCCCGGCTTTGCCGCGTCCGAAACCATCATTGAAGACGGTCAGGTAAAAGGCATCATTACCGGCGATATGGGCGTGGCCCGCGACGGTTCCGAAAAAGACGGCTACATGCCGGGCATGGAACTGCGCGCGAAATACACTATGTTCACCGAGGGCTGCCGTGGTCACCTGGGCAAGCGCCTGATCAACGAGTTCAAGCTCGATGAAGGCAAAGACCCGCAGCACTACGGTATCGGTATCAAGGAACTGTGGGATATTGATCCGGCCAAACACGAGCCGGGCCTGGTAGTTCATACCACCGGCTGGCCTCTGAAAGAAACCGGATCCACCGGTGGTTCTTTCCTGTATCACCTTGAGAATGGCCAGGTATATGTAGGCCTGATCACCGATCTGTCCTACAGCAACCCGCATCTGAGCCCGTTTGAGGAATTTCAGCGCCTGAAGCTGCACCCGGAGATCAAGAAACACCTGGAAGGCGGTAAGCGCGTATCCTACGGCGCCCGTGCAATCACCAAAGGTGGCTACAACGCTCTGCCCAAGATGAGCTTCCCGGGTGGTCTGCTGCTGGGCTGTGATGCAGGCACACTGAACGGCTCCAAGATCAAGGGCTCCCATACTGCCATGAAGTCCGGCATGCTGGGCGCCGAAGCGGTTTTCGAAGCACTCAAGGATGGCAAGAGCGGCGAGGAAATCAGCAGTTTCCAGAAGAAGTTTGAGGACAGCTGGCTGTTCAAGGAGCTATACGCAGAGCGTAACTTCGGCCCGGCGATGCACAAGTTCGGCAATGTAGTGGGTGGCGCCATCGCCTACTTCGAGCAGAACATCCTGCGCGGCAGCCTGCCGATTACCTTCCACGATACCACTCCGGATTATGCCACCATGAAGCCGGCAGCCGAGTGCAAGAAGGTGACCTATCCCAAGCCGGATAACACCCTGACCTTCGATCGTCTGTCCTCGGTGTTTATTTCAAACACCAACCACGAGGAAGATCAGCCGGTTCACCTTAAACTGACCGATCCGGACCTTCCGATCCGCGACAACCTGCCTAAATACGATGAGCCTGCGCAGCGCTACTGCCCGGCTGGTGTTTATGAAGTTGTCGAGAAAGACGATGGCAGCGGCAAGCGCTTCCAGATCAACGCCCAGAACTGTGTGCACTGCAAGACCTGCGACATCAAGGATCCTGCCCAGAACATTAACTGGGTAACTCCGGAAGGGGGCGGCGGCCCGAATTATCCGAACATGTAA